A stretch of the Chlorobiota bacterium genome encodes the following:
- the mreD gene encoding rod shape-determining protein MreD, protein MLPSKKYLINIGVAILLLLLQINTIYIEINGISPDFLVVFVVVIALIEGQFTALLTGFLVGILFDFLGNEITGTNALTLMLSGFVAGYFFVEEKSFQESIGIPRFLIALGISSIIRSVIYQVFHISPTDSKDIVYLLTSLLGSTIYTLSFGLILMLIAARKKE, encoded by the coding sequence TTGCTACCTTCAAAAAAATATCTCATTAATATAGGTGTTGCAATTTTATTATTGTTACTACAGATTAATACAATTTATATAGAAATAAATGGTATTTCTCCCGATTTTCTAGTAGTTTTTGTAGTAGTAATAGCTTTAATTGAAGGTCAGTTTACAGCCCTACTTACTGGATTTCTTGTTGGAATACTTTTTGATTTTTTAGGTAACGAGATAACTGGCACAAACGCTTTAACTCTTATGCTATCAGGTTTTGTGGCTGGATATTTTTTTGTTGAAGAAAAATCATTTCAAGAGAGTATTGGTATTCCACGATTTTTAATTGCATTAGGTATTTCATCAATAATTCGAAGTGTTATTTATCAAGTATTTCATATTTCACCAACTGATTCAAAAGATATTGTATATCTTTTAACATCACTTCTAGGATCAACAATTTATACCCTTTCTTTTGGATTGATTCTAATGCTAATTGCGGCTAGAAAAAAAGAATAA